From a single Thermoplasmata archaeon genomic region:
- a CDS encoding Xaa-Pro peptidase family protein, translating into MRKQRVEKILANLKQEVDVIVLRNATEPNIDPNFFYVSDLPYGLFEGCICLIWKDGTTEILTTNLEAETAKHAKLPITVFDRKEDRTKILKKKLRKVKKVGINFENITHLGYIDTVKCTKDAEIVDVSEALRKARMIKDPAEIERIAKACAIVSKVADEIPTIVKESGMKESEVVAEINYLMTKYGAASPSFETIVAFGKNAAEPHYTACTGTLRRGDFVLCDFGARYMRYCSDITRTFVAGKATKEQQRMYEVVLEAHDAAIDFISAGKSAKECHKVAENVINRSRYKGKFTHGLGHGLGLTVHDPGGMSPSQDIVLEENMVLTVEPGIYIPKIGGVRIEDDILVTKDGCKVLTEAEREFREIRVK; encoded by the coding sequence ATGCGGAAGCAGCGTGTGGAAAAAATTCTTGCAAATCTGAAGCAAGAGGTAGATGTGATTGTGCTCAGGAACGCAACGGAGCCAAATATAGACCCTAACTTTTTCTATGTATCCGACCTTCCTTATGGACTTTTTGAAGGGTGCATCTGCCTTATCTGGAAAGACGGGACAACTGAGATTTTGACCACAAACCTAGAGGCAGAAACAGCAAAACATGCGAAACTTCCAATCACGGTGTTTGACAGGAAAGAAGATAGAACAAAAATTTTGAAGAAAAAGCTCAGGAAGGTAAAGAAAGTGGGTATCAACTTTGAAAACATAACTCATCTTGGCTACATAGACACTGTAAAATGCACGAAGGATGCAGAGATTGTGGATGTGTCAGAAGCGTTGAGAAAAGCCAGAATGATAAAGGACCCTGCAGAAATTGAACGGATTGCAAAGGCATGTGCGATTGTTTCAAAAGTAGCGGATGAAATTCCCACAATTGTGAAGGAAAGTGGGATGAAAGAATCTGAGGTGGTTGCAGAGATAAATTACTTGATGACAAAATATGGTGCAGCATCGCCTTCATTTGAAACGATTGTAGCATTTGGCAAGAATGCAGCAGAACCGCATTATACTGCTTGCACAGGCACACTTCGAAGAGGTGATTTTGTACTGTGCGATTTCGGTGCAAGGTACATGCGTTACTGTTCGGACATAACCAGAACTTTTGTGGCTGGAAAAGCCACTAAGGAGCAGCAAAGGATGTATGAGGTTGTGCTTGAGGCACATGATGCAGCAATTGATTTTATTTCTGCCGGCAAGTCAGCAAAGGAATGCCATAAGGTGGCTGAGAATGTGATCAACCGCTCAAGGTATAAGGGGAAGTTTACGCATGGGCTTGGACATGGGCTTGGGTTGACTGTACATGACCCTGGCGGTATGAGCCCTAGCCAGGACATTGTACTTGAGGAGAACATGGTGCTTACAGTAGAGCCAGGCATCTATATCCCCAAAATAGGAGGTGTGAGAATTGAGGATGATATTCTAGTTACAAAGGACGGTTGTAAGGTGCTTACAGAGGCCGAGAGAGAGTTCAGGGAGATAAGGGTGAAGTAG
- a CDS encoding DUF373 family protein: MVRRIVLCVDRDNDLGEKTGITGPVIGREENIEAAKALALKDPEESDANAIFGAVSLYDSLKQNGEDVEVVTITGDIHVGAYSDKKVAEQLDKVIHLLNPESTIFITDGAEDEYILPIIISRLKVDSVKRIYVRQNPNIESTYYLIVKALKDVKFRSKLVLPVALLLIVIGSAFLLPVLFRLKREGWLGIDYLPAIGIYSILIFFGFYLIFWAYRVLEWLSESVSAFREDIVSGSLTLSTSILGMIMIIVGLIQGYNSFNASSAEVGIRILDFFSGSIWWIFIGIWIFEIGKVLTVVVKKGEFSKTFWVTSASLVAVTITIFGAIGVIKSILGANVTWDPLIILTIVLGISVNLLAVSMYTYLRRESLSEEKWRH, translated from the coding sequence ATGGTAAGAAGAATAGTACTCTGTGTGGATAGAGACAATGACTTAGGAGAGAAAACAGGTATTACTGGACCCGTTATTGGCAGAGAGGAGAATATAGAGGCAGCTAAAGCTTTAGCGCTTAAGGACCCGGAAGAGAGCGACGCCAACGCAATTTTTGGTGCAGTGTCTCTCTATGATTCATTAAAACAGAACGGAGAGGATGTTGAGGTGGTAACAATAACTGGGGATATCCATGTAGGTGCCTATTCTGATAAAAAGGTTGCAGAACAGTTGGATAAAGTCATACACCTTCTTAACCCAGAATCCACGATTTTTATCACAGACGGAGCAGAGGATGAGTACATTCTTCCCATAATCATCTCCAGGTTAAAAGTGGACAGCGTGAAACGAATTTATGTGCGTCAAAATCCCAACATTGAAAGCACTTATTACCTTATTGTGAAAGCCCTCAAGGATGTGAAGTTTCGCTCGAAACTTGTGCTCCCAGTCGCACTTTTACTTATTGTTATAGGAAGCGCGTTTCTGCTTCCAGTCCTATTTAGGTTAAAACGTGAGGGCTGGTTGGGAATTGATTATCTGCCAGCTATCGGAATATATTCCATCTTAATCTTTTTTGGTTTTTATCTCATCTTCTGGGCATATAGAGTGCTTGAGTGGCTTAGTGAATCTGTGAGTGCGTTCAGAGAAGATATTGTTTCTGGCAGTTTGACACTCTCAACAAGCATTCTCGGTATGATAATGATTATAGTTGGATTAATTCAGGGATACAATTCATTTAATGCAAGCAGTGCAGAAGTGGGAATAAGAATTCTTGATTTCTTCAGTGGTTCAATCTGGTGGATTTTTATCGGAATCTGGATTTTTGAAATAGGTAAGGTGCTTACAGTCGTCGTCAAGAAGGGAGAGTTTTCAAAGACATTCTGGGTTACAAGTGCATCCTTAGTCGCAGTTACGATTACAATTTTTGGAGCGATTGGAGTTATTAAATCAATCTTAGGGGCAAATGTTACATGGGACCCACTTATTATTCTTACTATTGTGCTTGGAATCTCAGTTAATTTACTTGCAGTTAGCATGTATACCTATCTAAGACGGGAGAGCTTGAGTGAGGAAAAATGGAGGCATTGA
- a CDS encoding class I SAM-dependent methyltransferase, with the protein MSVFKRFVDYQQDDSFAIRLRRKRFAFFKDLLSRLPKPIKVLDVGGTETFWERIGFIDGVNLTVLNMVPPEKTNPKLNWVIGDARDMQEFKDNEFDVVFSNSVIEHVGDFNDQKRMAQEIQRVGKRYFVQTPNFYFPFEPHFMFPFFQFFPLWLKVFLLTHFNLGWYKKMSKRNAIKTANSIRLLKKRELIELFPGCRIYEVKLWGLTTSYVAYKW; encoded by the coding sequence ATGAGTGTGTTTAAAAGATTCGTTGATTATCAACAGGATGATTCGTTTGCGATTAGATTAAGACGAAAAAGATTTGCCTTTTTTAAGGACCTTCTATCCCGGCTTCCTAAACCTATTAAAGTTTTGGATGTTGGTGGCACAGAAACTTTTTGGGAAAGAATTGGATTTATAGATGGAGTGAACCTCACAGTTTTAAATATGGTCCCTCCAGAAAAAACTAATCCAAAATTGAACTGGGTTATCGGGGATGCACGCGACATGCAGGAATTCAAAGATAATGAGTTTGATGTAGTATTTTCAAATTCCGTGATTGAGCATGTTGGCGATTTCAATGACCAAAAACGTATGGCTCAAGAAATCCAAAGGGTTGGTAAACGCTATTTCGTTCAAACGCCAAATTTCTATTTCCCATTTGAACCCCACTTCATGTTTCCCTTCTTCCAATTCTTTCCGTTATGGCTTAAAGTGTTCTTACTAACTCACTTTAACTTAGGATGGTACAAAAAAATGTCTAAAAGGAACGCAATAAAAACCGCTAATTCAATTCGACTCCTAAAAAAACGTGAATTAATTGAGTTATTTCCTGGTTGTAGGATTTATGAAGTAAAACTCTGGGGCTTAACTACGAGCTATGTAGCATATAAGTGGTAG
- the yjjX gene encoding inosine/xanthosine triphosphatase: MIVGVGGTFDLFHKGHEALLKKAFEVGDKVLIGLTSDKFASNKGGVNSYEIRKKTLIEFAEKFGKPYEILMLNDAYGITLKKGLDALVVSSETVQRAVEINRKRVKKGLRKLKIVVVKRVLAEDLFPISSTRIRAGEINRLGKRLKPLTIALGSTNPVKVEAAKSVLAKIFPALEMKLYPRSVDTGVGKQPFEGKTVKGAKNRALNAIGDCDYGIGIEAGLFYNKQMKNYFDVQYCAIVDKYGRITLGHGPGFSYPPEVIETVKKGRSIEEAFEEIYGEKKIGQSIGAIGLLSKGLTDRVQITQQAVLMAFVPRLHGWEG, encoded by the coding sequence ATGATCGTAGGTGTTGGTGGAACATTTGACTTGTTTCACAAAGGGCACGAGGCATTGCTCAAGAAGGCATTTGAAGTGGGAGACAAGGTTTTGATTGGCTTGACCAGCGATAAATTCGCATCTAATAAGGGAGGGGTAAATTCATACGAGATACGAAAAAAAACTCTGATTGAATTTGCGGAAAAATTCGGAAAACCCTATGAGATTCTCATGTTGAATGATGCATACGGCATCACACTTAAGAAAGGACTGGATGCCCTTGTGGTCTCATCAGAGACAGTGCAGAGAGCAGTGGAGATTAACAGAAAGAGGGTGAAGAAAGGGCTCCGGAAGCTCAAGATTGTAGTTGTGAAAAGAGTACTAGCTGAGGACCTATTCCCTATCTCCTCAACAAGAATAAGGGCAGGTGAAATCAATCGGCTTGGTAAACGATTAAAGCCCCTTACGATTGCTCTGGGTTCTACAAATCCTGTTAAGGTTGAAGCTGCAAAATCAGTGCTTGCAAAAATCTTTCCAGCGCTTGAGATGAAGCTTTATCCAAGAAGTGTTGATACTGGCGTTGGGAAGCAGCCATTTGAGGGCAAGACAGTTAAAGGTGCAAAGAACCGTGCTCTAAATGCAATAGGGGATTGTGATTACGGCATTGGAATAGAGGCAGGTCTCTTTTACAACAAACAGATGAAGAATTATTTTGATGTGCAGTATTGTGCGATCGTGGATAAGTATGGACGAATCACGCTGGGGCATGGTCCTGGCTTTTCATATCCGCCAGAAGTCATTGAAACTGTTAAGAAGGGAAGGAGCATCGAGGAGGCGTTTGAAGAGATTTACGGCGAAAAAAAAATTGGACAGAGCATTGGGGCAATTGGTTTGCTCTCCAAAGGGCTTACCGACAGAGTGCAGATAACCCAGCAGGCAGTTCTCATGGCATTCGTGCCTAGATTGCATGGATGGGAAGGGTAA
- the amrB gene encoding AmmeMemoRadiSam system protein B: MPLREPAVAGAFYPASASSLRKSIEQCFLHELGFGRIPKLGEQGKKRIKGVVAPHAGYVYSGPVASHAYGALAEEGFPDTFIILGVNHHGFGEEVALTTQDFLTPLGTAKIDMEIAKKLISEGIPDDKRAHEEEHSIEVHLPFLQYFKTDIQFVPIAMYRMDLPTAKKTGEAIKKAIATTNKDVVIIASTDFSHYVPKEWAYKYDALAIERIVNCDPEGLYTTIRKYGISMCGYGPVLTLLYALGLKGKLLKYATSGDVEEMFEVVGYGSIVFEH; the protein is encoded by the coding sequence ATGCCTCTGAGAGAGCCAGCAGTTGCAGGTGCATTTTACCCCGCCAGTGCATCTAGTTTGCGAAAGAGCATTGAGCAGTGCTTTCTTCATGAACTTGGGTTTGGGCGAATCCCGAAGCTGGGGGAGCAAGGGAAAAAGAGAATAAAGGGGGTTGTGGCACCGCACGCTGGTTATGTTTACTCTGGACCTGTTGCCTCCCATGCCTATGGGGCCCTTGCCGAGGAAGGTTTTCCAGATACATTCATAATTCTCGGTGTGAACCACCATGGCTTCGGAGAAGAGGTGGCACTTACTACTCAGGACTTTCTAACACCGCTCGGAACTGCAAAAATTGACATGGAAATTGCAAAAAAGTTGATTTCTGAGGGAATTCCAGATGATAAAAGGGCCCATGAGGAGGAACACTCAATTGAGGTGCATCTTCCGTTTCTCCAGTATTTTAAGACAGATATCCAGTTTGTGCCTATAGCCATGTATAGGATGGATTTACCTACAGCGAAAAAGACAGGTGAGGCGATAAAAAAGGCGATTGCAACCACAAACAAGGATGTGGTGATAATAGCGTCCACTGACTTTTCCCACTATGTGCCAAAAGAATGGGCATACAAGTATGATGCTCTTGCAATTGAGAGAATTGTTAATTGTGACCCAGAAGGGCTTTACACTACTATCAGAAAATATGGGATTTCAATGTGTGGGTATGGTCCAGTTCTTACATTACTTTATGCCCTCGGTCTCAAGGGAAAACTCCTGAAGTATGCCACATCTGGAGATGTGGAGGAAATGTTTGAAGTCGTGGGTTATGGTTCAATTGTGTTTGAGCACTGA
- a CDS encoding radical SAM protein → MRVAIVDCYVDEPSVLGVPPYISPYPRYAWGAVANAGHEPIYATVDTWRKKEDAWEKVRNATIVYFVGGALVPGKYLRTMPASMHEIVSMARELNGKKILAGPVAKFSFTGRVRKEVSNEFDWIAIKDGEALLYDILVGNGECQRRKTPTEWRNWARTGAACIQFVKDFPHGVIAEIETYKGCVRWITGGCSFCTDVLFGEPVFREPEDIVDEIVAMYELGLRNFRIGGQTCIYSYMAKGVGETETPEPNPEVIRKLFTGIWARCPKIEVLHLDNANPAVLAEHESKAREITKLLVEYTTSGNVLAFGMESADSVVVKQNNLNARPDQVMKAIEILNEFGKVRGGNGLPRLLPGLNFLGGLDGETRNTYKLNYEFLVEVLKRDLWVRRINIRQVAGVRKPFNFKHRSEFQHFKFIVRKNIDLPMLKKIVPEKTIIKRVWLEMHEGKTTFGRQIGTYPLLVGFPYPIEVGKFTDGIVVGHGERSITCIEHPLDVNHCPLDALTSVPGISKKLAGEIGAKRPFTKEELKTLLRERLGEEIAKKIWAYL, encoded by the coding sequence TTGAGAGTAGCCATCGTTGACTGCTATGTTGATGAGCCAAGCGTCCTTGGAGTTCCACCATACATCTCTCCATATCCAAGGTATGCATGGGGTGCGGTTGCAAATGCAGGTCATGAGCCAATTTATGCTACTGTTGATACCTGGCGAAAAAAGGAAGATGCTTGGGAGAAGGTAAGAAATGCAACAATTGTGTATTTCGTTGGTGGCGCCTTGGTGCCAGGTAAATACCTGAGAACAATGCCTGCATCAATGCATGAAATTGTGAGCATGGCAAGAGAACTGAACGGGAAAAAAATTCTAGCGGGACCTGTGGCTAAGTTTTCATTCACGGGAAGAGTGAGAAAGGAGGTCAGCAATGAGTTTGATTGGATTGCAATAAAAGATGGAGAAGCATTGTTGTACGACATTCTTGTAGGCAACGGAGAATGCCAAAGACGGAAGACCCCTACTGAATGGCGAAATTGGGCGCGCACTGGTGCTGCATGCATTCAGTTTGTAAAGGATTTTCCACATGGAGTGATAGCTGAAATTGAAACCTATAAAGGTTGTGTACGCTGGATTACAGGAGGTTGTAGTTTCTGCACTGATGTATTGTTTGGTGAACCAGTTTTCAGGGAGCCAGAAGACATCGTTGATGAAATTGTAGCAATGTATGAGCTTGGACTAAGAAATTTTCGAATTGGAGGTCAGACATGTATTTACTCATACATGGCAAAAGGTGTAGGAGAAACTGAAACACCAGAACCAAATCCTGAGGTAATAAGAAAGCTTTTCACAGGAATTTGGGCAAGATGCCCCAAAATAGAAGTTTTACATCTGGACAATGCAAACCCTGCAGTACTTGCAGAACATGAATCCAAAGCAAGAGAGATAACAAAATTGCTTGTTGAGTACACTACATCAGGAAATGTATTGGCTTTTGGAATGGAGTCCGCAGATTCGGTAGTAGTTAAGCAGAACAATCTCAATGCCAGGCCAGATCAGGTGATGAAAGCAATAGAAATTCTAAATGAGTTTGGAAAGGTAAGGGGAGGAAATGGATTGCCGAGGTTGCTACCAGGACTGAACTTTTTGGGTGGCTTGGATGGCGAGACAAGGAACACATACAAGTTAAATTACGAGTTTCTGGTAGAAGTTTTGAAAAGAGATTTGTGGGTGCGGAGAATAAACATAAGACAGGTGGCAGGAGTTCGAAAACCGTTCAATTTTAAACACAGATCAGAATTCCAGCACTTCAAATTTATCGTCAGAAAAAACATTGACTTGCCGATGCTTAAGAAAATCGTGCCAGAAAAAACAATCATAAAAAGGGTTTGGCTTGAGATGCATGAAGGTAAAACCACATTTGGGAGGCAGATAGGCACATATCCATTGCTCGTGGGCTTTCCTTACCCGATTGAAGTAGGAAAATTTACTGATGGGATTGTAGTAGGCCATGGTGAGCGAAGCATAACATGCATTGAGCATCCCCTCGATGTGAACCACTGCCCGCTTGATGCCCTCACTTCTGTACCAGGTATTTCAAAAAAGCTTGCTGGCGAGATTGGTGCAAAAAGACCTTTTACAAAGGAAGAACTCAAGACCCTTCTCAGAGAAAGGCTGGGGGAGGAAATTGCGAAAAAAATATGGGCCTATCTATAG
- a CDS encoding MFS transporter, with translation MQNGFYKAATVNLLVNCGIFGASLFIPQIAANVGANGFQLTGIISGYNLSLFLTSWYFGRLADTRGKKYVMLFGLGISVFVCLAHIFMINSVYTLILARLLFGAAIGIFPGALIAYAYERGSKKLGIYASFGAAGTAFGSLIVGQVKDYTMIFMVCSVFMCAGFVLALLLPFSSEKKHVVPMFPKSVIKRAWCAYAGVLIRHSGATAIWAIFPVFLARIGCTAFEIGVLYAINTGTQAISMFFLDRYASTKLLPFGFALSAVTFLTFTFASDFHQMIPTQVILGLSWATMYVGALKYINERNEEHSTASGLLSGTTSLANIIGPIITGLVIGNIALANASLTTFHLVMYIASGFAFTALILYVTGNRKYRKVCT, from the coding sequence ATGCAGAACGGATTCTATAAGGCAGCCACCGTCAACCTGCTCGTAAACTGTGGCATATTCGGAGCTTCTCTTTTCATTCCCCAGATTGCAGCCAATGTTGGAGCCAATGGTTTCCAACTAACGGGCATAATAAGCGGTTACAACCTCTCACTTTTCCTCACTTCCTGGTATTTCGGGCGGCTTGCGGATACCAGGGGCAAGAAATATGTGATGCTTTTTGGACTTGGCATCTCAGTTTTCGTCTGTCTTGCCCACATATTTATGATAAACTCAGTTTACACACTAATACTAGCTAGGCTGCTTTTTGGGGCTGCAATCGGTATCTTTCCTGGTGCACTCATTGCTTATGCATATGAAAGAGGAAGCAAAAAACTCGGAATTTATGCTAGCTTCGGGGCTGCAGGCACTGCTTTTGGTTCTCTGATTGTAGGCCAGGTAAAGGATTACACCATGATTTTTATGGTATGTTCTGTGTTTATGTGTGCTGGGTTTGTCCTTGCGCTTCTTCTTCCATTTTCCTCTGAAAAAAAGCACGTCGTCCCGATGTTCCCTAAAAGTGTGATAAAGCGAGCATGGTGTGCCTATGCGGGTGTGCTAATCCGTCATTCTGGAGCAACAGCAATCTGGGCAATTTTTCCTGTCTTCCTTGCGAGAATAGGTTGCACTGCTTTTGAAATCGGTGTGCTTTACGCGATAAACACTGGCACTCAAGCAATTTCAATGTTTTTCCTTGACCGTTACGCCTCCACTAAACTTCTGCCATTTGGCTTTGCTCTCTCTGCTGTAACATTTCTCACATTCACTTTCGCATCAGATTTTCATCAAATGATTCCTACACAGGTAATTCTCGGTCTTTCCTGGGCAACAATGTATGTCGGGGCTTTGAAGTACATAAACGAGAGAAATGAGGAGCATTCAACAGCGAGCGGATTACTAAGTGGAACTACAAGCTTGGCAAACATAATCGGCCCGATTATAACAGGACTTGTAATTGGAAACATTGCATTAGCCAATGCCTCGCTCACAACTTTCCACCTTGTGATGTACATTGCTTCTGGGTTTGCCTTCACAGCCCTTATTCTCTATGTTACAGGGAATAGAAAATATAGAAAAGTCTGTACGTAA
- a CDS encoding DUF2116 family Zn-ribbon domain-containing protein has protein sequence MEVEDHRHCVICDKVIPPDKKVCGKKCEKELDARLNKKKMLVYLLYAGMAIFLFILLLQLAGLK, from the coding sequence ATGGAGGTGGAGGACCATAGACATTGTGTAATTTGCGACAAGGTGATTCCTCCAGACAAGAAAGTTTGCGGTAAAAAGTGCGAGAAGGAACTTGATGCTAGATTGAACAAAAAGAAAATGCTAGTTTATCTTCTATATGCAGGGATGGCAATTTTCCTGTTCATTCTTCTGCTTCAGTTAGCGGGATTGAAATGA
- the glgA gene encoding glycogen synthase GlgA, producing MVENAEKLKVLVVSSEVAPLAKTGGLADVTGTLPKALVQQGVDARVIMPRYKNIGNWEKTLMDFPVTIEEYPDTAIIRETQIWGSVKVYLVDCYRYFERNSLYGQPDDARRFAFFARAVIEFLKRHEWKPDIIHCNDWQTGIIPAYLKVVEKNNDELSKIKTVFTIHNLQYQGNFYRDALRFTGLPESVFRMEEMEFYGQLSFMKGGIVYADAVTTVSPNYSKEIQTQEYGYGMEGLLKYVSHKVSGILNGIDTEFFNPETDKYLYHNYRVENAIEGKQKNKLELQKELGLRQNTEVPLLTYIGRLSEQKGIDLIADILPKLLDLDIQIVILGTGDRYYEELVSTFREVSDKIACVLKFDEELAHKLYAGADLILIPSKFEPCGLIQMIAMRYGTIPIARRTGGLADTVFDLDADKEKGNGFLFKNYLGDEFLKAILRALEKFNRKDAWNSLVKKDMTLDFSWNRAANEYIELYKSIL from the coding sequence ATGGTTGAGAATGCAGAAAAACTGAAGGTGTTGGTTGTAAGCTCAGAAGTAGCACCACTCGCTAAAACAGGTGGACTTGCGGATGTAACTGGAACTTTACCAAAGGCACTTGTGCAGCAGGGAGTGGATGCGAGAGTGATTATGCCAAGGTACAAAAACATAGGAAACTGGGAGAAGACCTTGATGGATTTTCCAGTAACCATTGAGGAATACCCGGATACAGCAATCATTAGGGAAACACAAATCTGGGGAAGTGTGAAGGTCTATCTTGTGGACTGCTATAGATATTTTGAGCGCAATTCTCTTTACGGCCAGCCAGATGATGCAAGAAGATTTGCTTTTTTCGCAAGGGCAGTGATAGAATTCCTTAAAAGACATGAGTGGAAACCAGACATAATACACTGTAACGACTGGCAGACGGGCATAATTCCCGCCTACCTGAAAGTAGTGGAAAAAAACAACGATGAACTTTCAAAGATTAAAACTGTGTTCACAATTCACAATCTCCAGTATCAGGGGAATTTTTATCGGGATGCATTGCGATTTACTGGGTTACCCGAAAGTGTTTTTCGAATGGAGGAAATGGAATTCTATGGCCAGCTTAGTTTTATGAAAGGTGGCATTGTCTACGCAGATGCAGTTACTACAGTCAGTCCAAACTACAGTAAAGAGATTCAAACCCAAGAGTATGGCTATGGAATGGAAGGTCTTCTCAAATATGTTTCCCACAAAGTATCTGGAATTCTAAATGGAATTGACACTGAGTTCTTCAATCCTGAAACAGACAAGTACTTGTATCACAACTATAGAGTTGAAAATGCAATTGAAGGAAAGCAAAAAAACAAACTGGAACTTCAGAAGGAACTCGGGTTGCGGCAAAATACAGAGGTTCCTTTGCTCACCTACATTGGGCGGTTATCTGAACAAAAGGGAATTGATCTGATTGCTGACATCCTTCCAAAACTTCTGGATTTGGATATCCAGATTGTGATTCTGGGCACTGGGGACAGATACTATGAGGAACTTGTCTCTACTTTCAGAGAAGTTAGTGACAAAATTGCCTGTGTGCTTAAATTTGATGAGGAACTTGCCCACAAACTGTATGCAGGTGCTGACCTTATTCTCATTCCCTCTAAATTTGAGCCATGCGGGTTAATCCAGATGATTGCGATGAGGTACGGAACAATTCCAATTGCCAGACGAACTGGAGGATTGGCTGACACTGTATTCGATTTGGATGCTGACAAAGAAAAGGGAAATGGGTTCTTATTCAAAAACTACCTTGGTGATGAATTCCTGAAAGCAATCCTGAGAGCGCTGGAGAAGTTTAACAGAAAGGATGCATGGAATTCACTTGTGAAAAAAGATATGACACTAGATTTCTCATGGAACCGTGCAGCGAATGAGTATATTGAATTATACAAGTCTATTTTATGA
- a CDS encoding MFS transporter — protein MKIDWYGKMLLALYTSTFIIRLCFGIILIVLPYYLRHTVSDFMFGLIWGASPFAEMISVMFIGLAVDRFGRKRVLLAGLLTGALSLFLYALTTNPYLLMIINAFHGVAAAAILVASLALVADYAAKHTRGREMGAFDFANLFGWFSGFLVGGVLVDAFSSSLSIPFLLGGAVALAGLGFAYLSIVEPELHKFTAKEITPKHVISVLTSREILLLVLPWLMLYIMIGVILSFFSMESAQISMPGTTLALVLGGGGTIFLATQIFYGKLADKYGRIPVLFIGTVGVIGVVSTVAYSVYASPTNNVEGLISVLMSSKPLLGLLGISAFLAGAFGPSALASLADECPQRAKGVTMALYSIVISAGMSIGPPVAGFLSDHSGTLSVFLFLVLCAGLMLLLVTVRYLDLRKRGNS, from the coding sequence ATGAAAATCGATTGGTATGGGAAGATGCTTTTGGCCCTCTACACTTCTACTTTCATTATTCGTCTTTGCTTTGGCATCATTTTGATTGTTCTACCGTACTATCTTCGCCACACTGTCTCTGATTTCATGTTTGGTTTGATATGGGGTGCCTCTCCTTTTGCAGAGATGATTTCTGTGATGTTCATAGGGTTAGCTGTGGATAGGTTTGGAAGAAAGAGAGTTTTACTTGCAGGACTTTTAACTGGTGCCCTCTCTCTCTTCCTATACGCTCTCACAACAAATCCTTATCTTCTGATGATAATCAATGCCTTCCACGGTGTGGCAGCGGCTGCAATTCTTGTCGCCTCACTAGCTCTTGTGGCCGACTATGCCGCAAAGCACACAAGAGGAAGGGAGATGGGTGCGTTTGATTTTGCAAATCTCTTTGGCTGGTTCAGTGGTTTTCTTGTCGGTGGTGTCCTAGTTGACGCATTCTCTAGCTCTTTATCAATCCCATTTCTGTTAGGAGGTGCAGTGGCACTTGCAGGTTTAGGTTTTGCCTATCTCTCAATTGTTGAGCCAGAACTACACAAATTTACTGCTAAAGAAATTACTCCTAAGCATGTGATAAGTGTTTTGACATCTAGGGAAATTCTGCTACTTGTGCTTCCCTGGCTCATGCTCTATATAATGATTGGTGTGATTCTTTCATTCTTCAGCATGGAAAGTGCCCAGATTTCAATGCCAGGTACAACTCTCGCCCTTGTGCTAGGAGGTGGCGGTACAATTTTCCTAGCTACCCAAATTTTCTATGGAAAACTGGCAGATAAGTATGGAAGAATTCCTGTATTGTTCATTGGCACCGTTGGTGTTATTGGTGTGGTTTCCACGGTCGCCTACAGCGTTTATGCATCTCCAACTAATAATGTGGAGGGTCTAATTTCTGTTCTCATGAGCTCAAAACCATTACTTGGGTTGCTGGGCATTTCCGCATTTCTAGCAGGAGCATTTGGACCCAGTGCTTTAGCATCTCTTGCAGATGAATGTCCACAGAGAGCAAAGGGGGTAACTATGGCACTTTACAGCATTGTGATCTCTGCAGGCATGAGTATTGGCCCACCAGTTGCTGGCTTTTTAAGTGATCATTCAGGAACGCTCTCTGTCTTCCTGTTCCTTGTTCTGTGTGCTGGACTCATGCTTCTTTTAGTAACGGTTCGTTACCTTGACTTGAGAAAGAGGGGGAATAGTTGA